The Alphaproteobacteria bacterium genome contains the following window.
TAGTGGCTTTGGAAGCCCAGGATCACGGCGATGCCGAGCATGATCAGGGGAAAAGCCAGCCAGCCCACGGCATAGCCCAGCATTTCGACGAAAAAGTACCAGGTGCCGCTCTCCACCGTATCGTCGAGGCGCAGCCAGAGAATCAGCAGATAGGGCGGCAAGACCAAAAGCGCCACGCCGAAGGAGCGCCAGAAGCCGGCGATGGTGTGGTTGAACCAGTGCATGCCGCCGGCGTCGAGCCGGGCCAGGCGGTAGGCGCCATAGATGGAAGCAAGGGTCTCCTGCCAGCTGGGCATGGCTCAGGCCGCGAAATAGGCCTCGAGGATGGCCTGGTAGGCCCGGGCCAACTCCACTATTTCGGCCACCGGGGTGTTTTCGTCGATCTGGTGCATGCTCTGGCCGACCAGGCCGAACTCGGCCACCGGCGCCTGCTCGCGGATGAAGCGGGCATCCGAGGTGCCGCCGGCGGTGCCCAGTTCGGGACGCCGGCCGAGACTTGCCTCTATGGCGCCTGACAACAATTCACTGAATTCGCCCGGCGGGGTCAGGAAGGCCTCGCCCGAAACCCGCAGCTCGAGCTGGTAAGCGCCGCCGACGGCGTCGAAGCCGGCGCGCAGCCAGTTCTCCAGCGCCGCACCCGTGTGTTCGTCGTTGAAGCGGATGTTGAAGGCGGCGCGGGCCTCGGCCGGGATGACGTTGGCGGCCGGATTGCCCACGTCGACCGAGGTCAGGGCGATGGTCGAGGGCTGGAAGTGGGCGTTGCCCTGGTCGAGCTCGGCCTGGGTCAAGTGCGCCAGCATTTGCACCAGCCGGGGTATGGGGTTGTCGGCCAGTTGGGGATAGGCGGTGTGGCCCTGGCGGCCGGGCACCGTGAGCCAGCCCGAGAGCGAGCCGCGCCGCCCGATCTTGATGGTGTCGCCGAGTTCCTGGGCATTGGTGGGCTCGCCCACCAGACAGGCATCGATGGTTTCGTTACGTTCCCGCAGCCATTCCAGCACCTTTTTGGTGCCGTTGACGGCCGGCCCTTCCTCGTCGCCGGTGATGAGCAAGCTGAGGGATCCGGAAAAATCCCCGCGCTCATCCAGAAAGCGCCCGGCAGCGGCCACGAAACTGGCGATCGCGCCCTTCATGTCGCAGGCGCCCCTGCCCCACAGCCGGCCCTCGCGAATCTCGCCGGCGAAAGGGTCGACCGACCAGGCGGCGGCGTCGCCCACCGGCACCACGTCGGTGTGTCCGGCGAAACAGAAATGCGGTGGGCCGCTGCCGATGCGGGCATAAAGGTTTTCCACCTCGGGCGAGTCCGGATCGCTGAACTTGAGGCGCTGGCAGTCGAAGCCGAGCGGCGCCAGCACCTCTTGCAGCAAGCTCAGCGCGCCGCCTTCGGCCGGCGTCACGCTGGGGCAACGGACCAGGCGCGCCGCCAGGTCGATCGGATCGATAGCGGAATGATTTTTCACGTCAGTCGCGCAAGAGCTCGTTGATCGAGGTCTTCGAGCGTGTCCGGGCATCGACCTGCTTGACGATCACGGCGCAATAGAGGCTGGGGCCGGGGCTGCCGTCGGGCAAGGGCTGGCCCGGCAAATTGCCCGGCACCACCACCGAATAGGCCGGCACCCGGCCGAAGTGGATGTCACCCGTCTGGCGGTCGACGATCTTGGTCGAGGCGCCGATGTAGACGCCCATGGAGAGCACCGATCCCTCTTCCACGACGACGCCCTCGGCGATCTCGGAGCGGGCGCCGACGAAGCAGTTGTCCTCGATGATCACCGGCCCGGCCTGCAAGGGCTCGAGCACGCCGCCGATGCCGGCACCGCCCGAGATATGACAGTCCTTGCCGATCTGGGCGCAACTGCCGACGGTGGCCCAGGTGTCGATCATGGTGCCGGTATCGACATAGGCGCCGAGGTTGACGAAACACGGCATCAGCACGACGCCCGGCGCGACAAAGGCCGAGCGCCGCACGATGCAGTTGGGCACGGCGCGAAAGCCGGCCTGGCGGAACTCGGCCTCGCCCCAGCCCTCGAATTTGCTTGCGACTTTGTCGAACC
Protein-coding sequences here:
- the dapE gene encoding succinyl-diaminopimelate desuccinylase, producing MKNHSAIDPIDLAARLVRCPSVTPAEGGALSLLQEVLAPLGFDCQRLKFSDPDSPEVENLYARIGSGPPHFCFAGHTDVVPVGDAAAWSVDPFAGEIREGRLWGRGACDMKGAIASFVAAAGRFLDERGDFSGSLSLLITGDEEGPAVNGTKKVLEWLRERNETIDACLVGEPTNAQELGDTIKIGRRGSLSGWLTVPGRQGHTAYPQLADNPIPRLVQMLAHLTQAELDQGNAHFQPSTIALTSVDVGNPAANVIPAEARAAFNIRFNDEHTGAALENWLRAGFDAVGGAYQLELRVSGEAFLTPPGEFSELLSGAIEASLGRRPELGTAGGTSDARFIREQAPVAEFGLVGQSMHQIDENTPVAEIVELARAYQAILEAYFAA
- the dapD gene encoding 2,3,4,5-tetrahydropyridine-2,6-dicarboxylate N-succinyltransferase, producing the protein MPAKQLEASIEAAWEDREGIGPETTGEVREAVEAALAALDGGSYRVAEKRDGSWQVNQWLKKAVLLSFRLNDMSPIAGGPGQAAPWFDKVASKFEGWGEAEFRQAGFRAVPNCIVRRSAFVAPGVVLMPCFVNLGAYVDTGTMIDTWATVGSCAQIGKDCHISGGAGIGGVLEPLQAGPVIIEDNCFVGARSEIAEGVVVEEGSVLSMGVYIGASTKIVDRQTGDIHFGRVPAYSVVVPGNLPGQPLPDGSPGPSLYCAVIVKQVDARTRSKTSINELLRD